A part of Augochlora pura isolate Apur16 chromosome 1, APUR_v2.2.1, whole genome shotgun sequence genomic DNA contains:
- the Rod gene encoding kinetochore component rough deal: MALWNKVLAGFDRDEETVNFGTRTVAENNGSLYETFTIATIRSDGEIKQQPNIVASVQYSRICVAIDKSITIFENETCEKMLLNASFGLPIVSYCISNNRSYLFIVLSNGALYCLYLLSGQVIFTKNITKDGDSIVTIFLQHECDEYILYLIAKSGAIFRVSKFNYKQFEAAISNEDNTTVQELAEQVQCTQLFKGFNDNEVIYATIGIVCEEITVAILCSNMLFMWPSEQYFNFNGESYNYTKVKFFKNNVAMLCLCMDNTLNMVCPRTLLGLKVYQESVSDFAIIEDIDNSLCQILILTANNDDPNICKLRVMSFPDFEEIFQIDVVTTAYLVEIKDPRDEIILFLEGIKDFQNNTNFTDTVRIKTVSESLPECQLQRLIRKEQFDKAEEFAKKFNLSTEPIYFAKASLLISQFGPWAKKSSDLFHVEELLNLFEKIENVQHIVECCSKALVPHYKQMRKIYLYARTRIMENIAKTPSDDNLNYLDLVNSTLHKLETFHLIWGNKQNFGCYDDDTMKEWIRFSQSNCMGELMSYLNLGEMEAATLIWSRHLPDITKYLNVELVKLIFSTLAEDISPSKLWLWLSHFIPTLLSVIPSAICEILTWGCKKVKSFEQSHRASWPQIGIDFSYKFIKLLKFEENHEFVGIHNECLSKNSNLKQLVTLIQAMSDIKKLKDNYRLTISLDAYMGSPIEVSYILLDKISIDIIPNFVDNFLKQYMLNNSLQNDYIFSSYVQKIIKNCKSWWSGEEAPWEKRIVMIINLIQDVKTKLQQTLEVLKKASVPWSSTIVNLAERSTHLDHALASQVKIELSCVPIKLILKKYGYERVGINSKLICRIIRENRENMISDIQQITKNDPSLQKKAFSSCINYYLSKGNVLKVTEIFNYVETLETNILLFCCAQIVNYVSASLTLKTTPKYIEHYIEMFGWIKLQLEEISKSGKTLSHYYCSVITNMTEVKSLYLLKTEFQIHVTIKEYMLEKKKILENYIEKLCNDGIQTNDNFITIYRQIIKVAKLLQLEQLDAVSMLLEKTKNIDIFKYFARSIGEQSSLIPNECPYIYKICLTILQYTEMDEDTAIAVKNLISSALCVCPDNELQSVLSLAIWVNLYQECFNKGNKYGLNHLDAQQEETLKTNWKLYTVYKDLAIAADGFMLPLFRDMIFMQQQFDLVEQKSCAEYSNEELLKNLLNKIKKLRAEHNDYCFLQIVKTLYFNSCIMVDINSVVVTEMKAIYCHLLIMLLKKVISSRTFDIYLGLSCLFMLSEVDTYKWIPSACKAYQADCTRHLRISVLAYEYYRLCKNKSFLQIYKDYKILHSWAQKLSKYSVSYKEFLTSDATARREILQRIMHYNGNDMISLCQDFCTDFDFDVQDCLLIYLQIIIKSWNPKLKVSNINGKEELHIDEDDVNDLKKKCKVVAAKILNEDFLKNSVTTVLSEVNFYYYEVFIILMDLIEDKNVEHRNYFCFLQNYTRNSQPTQIERDEWMHLNPGYTSLPPIAKWRLPFLPKIKLWTSITPELNLKTYEKWLDIAPILKLQPHIICTLAIKGEVTRTWGNKHITEEWSLCPKNSSLLNDIKKCIERMTGPNALYYGTAALYYVVNHTPPGADRVAAVEECYRYALLSIQKSTKFEEGMLEKIKFKYFHFTSEHILRTYGLGIPKYLSLIGNPHKLVCELYTDETIPQRYRCITDYRPDINAAVHAISELFPINMIKLRMDLLQEWLQPEIKYMKFNQSITDTFSVITNSDSKSNSDDNLLRACYILEHGDIELSANFLINIGFGEKYEDYTPETCYKALHVLQLLVDTKQLEDLTKRDIQIIRKHMCSLKYIYRLESLGIMYNINTFTRSSKEELVRVLMKTQSHSSQALVLIAQICIDFKIYEYSLWNKNLTELAKLLMINELKRILLQVRDVSAIVNCNGYLLGWQAVILEPFRKMDLNPTEEQINNCLEALQLLYSCPVVHMLHFRDIITYCFQCQQSHLAAAILPFLTDDDKDYVLQEIKNTSRIEKILEDLNKLLLNGILCVSYCHKMIENALLETKL; encoded by the exons ATGGCATTGTGGAACAAAGTTTTAGCAGGATTTGACAGAGATGAGGAAACTGTCAATTTTGGAACACGGACGGTCGCAGAAAATAATGGCTCGTTATATGAGACTTTTACAATCGCTACGATACGATCTGATGGAGAG ATAAAACAGCAGCCAAATATTGTGGCATCTGTACAATATTCAAGGATTTGTGTAGCAATTGATAAGTCAATTACcatatttgaaaatgaaacatgcgaaaaaatgttattaaatgcAAGTTTTGGTTTGCCAATAGTCAGTTACTGTATTTCTAACAAtcgttcatatttatttattgtattgtcaAATGGAGctttatattgtctttatttgtTATCTGGacaagtaatttttacaaa aaatattacaaaagatGGAGATTCTATagtgacaatatttttacaacatgAATGTGATGAATACATTTTGTATCTCATTGCAAAAAGTGGAGCTATCTTTag agtATCAAAGTTCAACTATAAACAATTTGAAGCTGCTATTTCAAATGAGGACAATACAACTGTGCAAGAACTTGCAGAACAAGTGCAATgtacacaattatttaaaggatTTAATGACAATGAG GTAATATATGCTACTATTGGTATAGTATGTGAAGAAATAACAGTAGCAATATTATGTTCAAACATGTTGTTTATGTGGCCCagtgaacaatattttaattttaatggtgaAAGCTACAATTATactaaagtaaaattttttaaaaataatgt tgcaATGTTATGTCTATGTATGGATAACACATTAAATATGGTATGTCCTCGAACTTTACTTGGTTTAAAAGTATATCAAGAATCTGTAtcagattttgcaataatcgAAGATATTGATAATAGTTTGTgccaaattcttattttaacaGCAAACAATGATGATcctaatatatgtaaattacgTGTTATGTCATTTCCAG ATTTTGAAGAGATATTTCAAATAGATGTTGTTACTACAGCATATCTTGTAGAAATTAAGGATCCCCgtgatgaaataatattatttttggaaGGCATTAAGGATTTTCAGAATAATACTAACTTTACAGATACAGTTAGAATAAAAACTGTATCAGAAAGTCTTCCAGAATGTCAGTTGCAACGTTTAATACGGAAAGAACAGTTCGACAAAGCTGAAGAGTTTgccaaaaaatttaatttgtcaacAGAGCCTATTTACTTTGCAAAAGCGTCATTACTTATATCTCAATTTGGACCTTGGGCAAAAAAAAGTTCCGATCTATTTCACGTAGAGGAActtcttaatttatttgagaaaatagaaaatgtacaaCATATAGTAGAGTGTTGTAGTAAAGCTCTTGTCCCACACTATAAACAgatgagaaaaatttatttgtatgcaAGGACAAGAATAATGGAAAACATTgca aaaactcCATCAGATGATAACTTGAATTATTTGGATTTAGTCAATAGCACATTACATAAATTAGAAACATTCCACTTGATTTGGGgtaacaaacaaaattttggttGTTATGATGATGATACTATGAAAGAATGGATAAGATTCTCACAATCTAATTGTATGGGAGAGTTAAtgtcatatttaaatttg GGAGAGATGGAAGCTGCTACATTGATTTGGTCTAGGCATCTCCCAGACATAACAAAATATCTAAATGTAGAACTGGTAAAACTTATATTTTCAACTCTCGCTGAGGACATATCTCCATCTAAACTTTGGCTATGGTTATCGCATTTTATACCCACACTGTTATCTGTTATTCCGAGCGCGATTTGTGAAATTCTTACCTGGGGATGCAAAAAAGTTAAATCGTTTGAACAATCGCATCGTGCTTCGTGGCCTCAAATTGGAATTGATTTCagttacaaatttataaaattattaaaattcgaagaaaatcatGAGTTCGTAGGTATTCATAACGAATGCTTGAGCAAGAATtcaaatttgaaacaattggTTACTTTAATACAGGCCATGtctgatataaaaaaattaaaagataactACAG ATTAACCATATCTCTTGATGCATATATGGGAAGCCCTATTGAAGTATCATATATATTACTGGACAAGATATCTATAGACATCATTCCAAATTTCgttgataattttttgaaacaatatatgttaaataattctttgcagAATGACTACATTTTTTCTTCATATGTACAA aaaattataaaaaattgcaaaagttGGTGGTCCGGTGAAGAAGCTCCTTGGGAGAAGCGAATTgttatgataattaatttaattcaggATGTAAAA accaaattacaacaaacattggaagtattaaaaaaagctTCAGTTCCGTGGAGTTCAACTATAGTGAATCTAGCAGAAAGAAGTACTCATTTAGATCATGCTTTAGCATCTCAAGTTAAAATAGAGTTGAGCTGCGTTCCAATAAagcttatattaaaaaaatatggatATGAACGTGTTGGTATAAATAGT aaattaatttgtcgtATTATAAGggaaaatcgtgaaaatatGATCTCAGATATTCAACAAATTACCAAAAATGATCCATCATTACAAAAAAAGGCATTTTCATCgtgtataaattactatttatccAAAGg GAATGTTCTGAAAgtaactgaaatatttaattatgtggaGACACTGGAGactaacattttattattttgttgcgCACAAATTGTCAATTATGTATCTGCTAGTTTAACCTTGAAG ACTACACCTAAGTATATTGAACATTACATTGAAATGTTTGGTTggataaaattacaattggaagaaatttcaaaaagtggCAAAACACTGTCTCATTATTACTGCAGCGTTATTACTAACATGACTGAAGTAAAGTcattatatctattaaaaaccgaatttcaaattcatgtcacaataaaagaatatatgttggagaaaaagaaaatattagaaaattatattgaaaaattgtgcaatg ATGGTATACAGACGAATGATAactttattactatatacagGCAGATTATAAAAGTTGCCAAGTTACTTCAGTTAGAACAACTTGATGCTGTATCTATGTTGTTGGAGAAAACAAAGAATATAGacatattcaaatattttgctaG GTCTATAGGAGAACAATCAAGTTTAATACCAAATGAATGTccatatatatacaaaatatgtttaacaattttacaatatactGAAATGGATGAAGATACCGCAATTgctgtaaaaaatttaatttcttctgcatTGTGTGTTTGTCCCGACA ATGAATTGCAGTCTGTATTATCATTAGCTATTTGGGTAAATTTATATCAGGAATGCTTCAATAAAGGTAACAAGTATGGTTTGAATCATTTAGACGCACAACAAGaagaaactttaaaaacaaattggaAATTATACACGGTATATAAAGATTTAGCTATTGCCGCAGATGGATTCATGTTACCATTATTTAGAGATATGATCTTCATGCAACAGCAGTTTGATCTAGTGGAACAAAAATCTT GTGCTGAATATTCTAATGAAGAGCTATTAAAGAacttattaaataagataaaaaaattaagggCAGAACATAATGATTATTGCTTTCTACAAATTGTTAAGactttatatttcaattcttgTATTATGGTAGATATAAATTCTGTTGTAGTAACAGAAATGAAAGCAATCTATTGCCACCTTTTGATAATGCTATTGAAGAAAGTAATAAGTTCACGAACATTTGATATTTATCTTGGATTGTCCTGTTTGTTTATGCTATCCGAAGTAGATACATATAAATGGATCCCTTCTGCCTGCAAAGC gTACCAAGCAGATTGTACTCGACATTTAAGAATATCAGTCCttgcatatgaatactatcGTTTATGTAAAAacaaatcatttttgcaaatttataaGGATTATAAAATACTGCATTCTTGGGCAcagaaattatcaaaatattctgTTTCATACAAGG aatttttaacaagtgaTGCGACAGCTAGAAGAGAAATACTGCAACGAATTATGCATTACAATGGTAATGATATGATATCCTTATGCCAAGATTTTTGCACTGATTTTGATTTTGATGTACaagattgtttattaatttatttgcaaattataataaaatcttggAATCCAAAATTAAAGGTATCAAATATCAATGGAAAGGAGG aattaCATATTGATGAGGATGATgtgaacgatttaaaaaaaaagtgcaAAGTAGTAGCtgctaaaattttaaatgaagattttctaaaaaattctgtcaCCACTGTTTTATCAGAA gtcaatttttattattatgaagtatttattattcttatggATCTCATAGAAGACAAAAATGTTGaacacagaaattatttttgttttctacaaaattatactCGAAATAg TCAACCTACACAAATAGAACGTGATGAGTGGATGCACCTCAATCCAGGATATACATCTCTACCACCCATAGCAAAGTGGCGGTTACCTTTTCtgccaaaaattaaattatggaCATCTATAA CACCAGAATTAAACTTAAAAACCTATGAGAAATGGTTAGATATAGCACCTATACTCAAATTACAACCgcatataatatgtacattggCCATTAAGGGGGAAGTGACAAGAACGTGGGGAAATAAACATATAACCGAAGAATGGAGTCTGTGCCCGAAAAACAGTAGTTTATTAAATGACATAAAGAAATGCATAGAACGAATGACTGGACCAAATGCATTATATTACGGCACTGCAgcattatattatgttgtaaatCATACACCCCCAG GTGCTGACAGAGTAGCTGCTGTAGAAGAATGTTATAGATATGCTTTATTATCAATTCAGAAATCTACTAAATTTGAAGAAGGCATGCTTGAG aaaataaaatttaaatatttccacttTACGTCAGAACATATCTTACGTACTTATGGTTTAGGAATCCCAAAGTATTTATCACTCATTGGAAACCCTCATAAGTTAGTTTGTGAATTATACACAGACGAAACTATACCGCAAAGATATCGATGCATCACAGATTATAGACCTGATATAAATGCCGCAGTTCATGCGATCAGTGAGCTCTTTcctataaatatgataaaactGCGAATGGATCTATTACAAGAATGGCTACAAccagaaattaaatacatgAAATTCAATCAAAGTATCACAGATACATTTTCAGTAATTACAAATTCTGattcaaaatcaaattctgatgataatttattaag gGCATGTTACATTTTAGAGCATGGAGATATCGAATTGTCAGccaactttttaataaatataggtttcggtgaaaaatatgaagattATACTCCTGAAACGTGTTACAAAGCTCTTCACGTGTTGCAACTATTAGTTGACACTAAACAATTGGAAGATTTAACTAAACGtgatattcaaataattag AAAACATATGTGTTCCTTGAAGTACATATATAGACTAGAATCATTAGGAATtatgtataacataaataCATTCACAAGAAGTTCTAAGGAGGAATTAGTTCGTGTATTAATGAAAACCCAAAGTCATTCATCACAAGCTCTTGTTCTCATTGCACAAATATGCATagactttaaaatatatgaatatagcttgtggaataaaaatttaaccgaattagcaaaattattaatg ATCAATGAACTGAAAAGGATTTTATTACAAGTACGAGATGTAAGTGCAATTGTGAATTGCAATGGGTACTTGTTAGGATGGCAAGCAGTAATTTTGGAGCCATTCAGAAAAATGGATTTAAATCCTACTGAAGAACAAATTAACAATTGTCTTGAAGCATTACAATTGTTATACTCATGCCCTGTTGTGCATATGTTACATTTTAGAGACATTATAACATACTGTTTTCAGTGTCAACAGTCTCATTTAGCTGCTGCGATTTTACCCTTTTTAACTGATGATGATAAAGATTACGTTTTACAG gaaataaaaaatacatccCGCATTGAAAAGATCTTggaagatttaaataaattattattaaatggcATACTTTGTGTGTCTTAT TGCcataaaatgatagaaaatgcATTACTAGAAACTAAACTttga
- the LOC144476861 gene encoding transmembrane and ubiquitin-like domain-containing protein 1, which yields MTLIEGVGDEVTDFCIVMVVLLIGWLAWCSTSITDQPLIRTVLILQHHTRTRIAELRSNHTISSFNRPPNLEISEEESTESITDDSSDNAQSCPESSVADTNGRVSPETHRTPESTATEEVLIEAMDSFNNDNALLQRQTKVNTTGETNVLTSMSSDIIECPSENLSANNANEISIKLKFINDDQKVVTGSLKELLGDFKRRHFQIELESQKLVRLIFKGRVLQPDSQTLEQSGLYNNCVVHCLIHQPRPNPVSPQTSTLNNSSSIYFNPQSFSDIPAGTGISSVHSEWNLSRLLVSVLTLMLCLAWYSRYHYAQFFTATTTLALYALTAIFTVSLFSNYFPDHDNIRNIE from the exons ATGACTCTTATTGAAGGTGTTGGAGATGAAGTTACAGATTTTTGTATTGTTATGGTCGTACTTTTGATAGGCTGGCTTGCCTGGTGTTCTACAAGTATTACAGATCAGCCATTAATACGCACAGTACTTATTTTGCAACATCATACACGCACACGTATTGCTGAGCTTCGATCTAATCATACTATAAGCTCTTTTAATCGTCCTCCAAATTTGGAAATATCAGAGGAAGAATCTACAGAATCGATTACAGATGATAGTAGCGACAATGCACAAAGTTGTCCTGAATCATCTGTTGCAG ATACAAATGGGAGAGTGTCTCCAGAAACGCATAGAACACCCGAGTCAACTGCTACAGAGGAAGTACTAATTGAAGCTATGGACtcatttaataatgataatgcaTTGTTGCAAAGACAAACCAAAGTAAACACCACGGGGGAAACAAATGTATTAACATCAATGAGCAGTGATATAATAGAATGCCCTTCTGAAAACCTTTCAGCAAataatgcaaatgaaattagcATAAAACTTAAATTCATAAACGATGATCAAAAAGTAGTCACTGGTAGCCTCAAAGAGCTTCTAGGAGACTTTAAAAG GAGACATTTCCAAATAGAACTTGAATCACAGAAATTGgtacgattaatttttaaaggtCGGGTATTACAGCCTGACAGTCAGACGTTGGAACAATCTGGATTGTACAATAACTGTGTAGTACACTGTCTGATACATCAGCCTCGACCTAATCCTGTATCACCTCAAACCTCAACACTGAATAATTCatcatcaatttattttaaccctcAGTCATTTTCGGATATACCTGCTGGTACAGGAATTAGTTCAGTACATAGCGAATGGAATTTGAGTAGACTGTTAGTGAGCGTTTTAACATTGATGTTATGTTTGGCTTGGTATTCTAGATACCACTATGCTCAATTTTTTACTGCAACTACTACGCTTGCATTGTACGCGCTCACTGCAATTTTCACGGTCTCATTGTTCAGTAATTACTTTCCTGACCATGATAATAtcagaaatattgaataa